In Aquimarina spinulae, a single window of DNA contains:
- a CDS encoding C-GCAxxG-C-C family (seleno)protein has translation MKAIKEGLKVLSRGTCGTAFCSLLNSEYGVPNEIAEIAASPFAGGLLNRGYQCGMIGGAVLAAGAESYRRNEDTGEAIAMAITATQHLMESFKKRTNTISCRDITDMDLTGKLAPLKVLFTGKAFGCMKLAGRWAPEAIKSADEGLSDESVSFCPGSVSCASEVVRKMGATEEEMLMVAGYAGGLGLSGKECGALSAAIWYKMVDWIKKNPGKSPSSFDDLETKKMLRAFYVQTDSEVLCSKITNKEFKDIDDHSEYIKNGGCKKIIDALAAL, from the coding sequence ATGAAGGCTATTAAAGAAGGTTTAAAAGTATTATCCAGAGGAACTTGTGGTACAGCATTTTGTTCTCTGTTAAATAGCGAGTATGGTGTTCCGAATGAAATAGCAGAGATTGCGGCATCTCCTTTTGCAGGAGGACTATTGAATAGAGGATACCAATGCGGAATGATCGGAGGAGCCGTTTTGGCTGCCGGAGCAGAATCATACCGAAGAAATGAAGACACAGGAGAAGCAATAGCAATGGCTATAACAGCTACACAACATCTGATGGAATCCTTTAAAAAAAGAACAAATACGATAAGTTGCCGTGATATTACAGATATGGATCTTACGGGTAAATTAGCACCTCTAAAAGTATTGTTTACGGGAAAAGCATTTGGTTGTATGAAGCTGGCAGGAAGATGGGCTCCCGAAGCAATTAAATCAGCAGATGAAGGCTTATCGGATGAATCTGTAAGTTTCTGTCCGGGGTCGGTAAGTTGTGCATCTGAGGTGGTCAGAAAAATGGGAGCTACAGAAGAAGAAATGCTTATGGTAGCTGGATACGCCGGAGGTCTTGGTTTAAGCGGAAAAGAATGTGGAGCGCTAAGTGCTGCGATTTGGTATAAAATGGTGGATTGGATAAAAAAGAATCCTGGTAAATCACCATCGTCATTTGATGATCTGGAGACCAAAAAGATGCTGAGAGCGTTTTATGTGCAAACAGACTCTGAAGTATTATGCAGTAAAATTACAAACAAAGAATTTAAGGATATAGATGATCACTCCGAATATATTAAGAATGGAGGTTGTAAGAAGATCATCGACGCACTTGCCGCACTATAA
- a CDS encoding cysteine desulfurase family protein yields the protein MLKQILNKRNIYFDHNATTHIAPSVRSVMNRVLKSYWGNPSSGYSKGKMSAQIIEKAREQVAAAIGAHSHELYFSSCATESNNALLKTISTHFYPDKNKIISTPIEHPSVIETLEYLKTKNIDVQYCPVDSSGRVLLKELETMIDHKTSMVCCMLANNEIGTIQDIKKISEMAKAKGALVFSDCVQALGKIPINVKELGVDYATFSAHKLYGPKGIGAWYAKISCPLEPYIHGGHQEEGMRAGTESIHNIAGFGEACRHVDKLVSLSIKNEPLKKIFINELKAIKSDVIINSPIDNCLTNTINLTFPGIGSGDLMKSLDYKGIAVSSGSACSTSSNKPSHVLKAIGLTDDAAQESIRISFGSKTKHQHIRYALKVIKEYIEEIKSEKLNSSVKINRPDLNYNR from the coding sequence ATGCTAAAACAAATATTGAACAAGCGAAATATTTATTTCGATCATAACGCAACGACCCATATAGCACCATCCGTAAGAAGTGTAATGAACCGGGTACTGAAATCTTATTGGGGAAATCCCTCATCTGGATATTCAAAAGGAAAAATGTCTGCACAAATTATTGAAAAAGCTCGTGAACAAGTTGCTGCCGCGATCGGAGCTCATTCACATGAATTGTATTTTTCTAGTTGTGCAACCGAATCCAATAATGCGTTATTGAAAACAATAAGTACTCATTTCTATCCCGATAAAAACAAAATAATATCTACACCAATTGAGCATCCATCGGTGATTGAAACACTAGAGTATTTGAAGACCAAAAATATAGATGTTCAATATTGCCCAGTAGATAGCTCTGGCCGTGTATTGCTTAAAGAACTCGAAACTATGATAGATCATAAGACTTCTATGGTTTGTTGTATGTTGGCTAATAATGAAATAGGGACGATTCAGGATATTAAAAAAATATCTGAAATGGCCAAGGCTAAAGGCGCTTTGGTTTTTTCTGATTGTGTGCAGGCATTAGGCAAAATCCCTATAAACGTGAAGGAACTAGGAGTCGATTATGCTACATTTTCTGCTCATAAGCTCTATGGTCCTAAAGGGATAGGTGCCTGGTATGCCAAAATTAGTTGCCCCTTAGAACCTTATATTCATGGAGGACATCAAGAAGAAGGAATGCGAGCGGGTACAGAATCCATTCATAATATCGCAGGTTTTGGAGAAGCATGCAGGCATGTAGATAAACTTGTATCCCTTTCAATAAAAAATGAGCCTCTTAAAAAAATATTCATTAATGAATTGAAAGCAATAAAAAGCGATGTAATTATTAATTCTCCAATAGATAACTGTTTAACAAATACTATTAATTTAACTTTCCCAGGTATTGGCAGTGGCGACTTAATGAAATCACTGGATTATAAAGGAATTGCAGTTTCTTCTGGCTCTGCATGTAGTACATCATCTAACAAACCCTCTCATGTTTTAAAAGCAATTGGCTTAACAGATGATGCAGCACAGGAATCGATCAGGATAAGCTTTGGATCGAAGACAAAACACCAACATATCAGATACGCTTTGAAGGTGATAAAAGAATATATTGAAGAAATAAAAAGCGAAAAATTAAACTCATCTGTGAAGATCAATAGACCAGACCTGAATTATAATAGGTAA
- a CDS encoding class I SAM-dependent methyltransferase: MYKSEKFWDKSATGYDKEEMKDKEVRIKILRKIKGYLKKEDNVLDYGCATGILANEIASNVDKVYGIDISSEMIRIAQNKANELHIQNVDYLHTTIFDKNYKSGDFDMILAVYVLHLLEDLPKVLERIYELLKPGGMFISVTPCLGKRSLAGIGLSLVSKTGLIPKLKTYTVSELENSIKDTGFEIFETECLHRRGRQHFIAVRKN, from the coding sequence ATGTATAAGTCTGAAAAATTTTGGGATAAAAGTGCTACTGGGTATGATAAGGAAGAAATGAAAGACAAGGAGGTGCGAATTAAAATTCTTCGAAAAATCAAAGGGTATCTCAAAAAAGAGGATAATGTTTTGGATTATGGATGTGCCACCGGAATATTAGCCAATGAAATTGCTAGTAATGTTGATAAGGTTTATGGCATTGATATATCATCTGAAATGATCCGAATTGCCCAAAACAAAGCCAATGAACTACATATTCAAAATGTGGATTATTTGCATACTACAATATTCGATAAAAACTATAAGTCAGGAGACTTTGATATGATATTGGCAGTGTATGTGCTTCATTTATTAGAAGATTTACCCAAGGTTTTGGAAAGGATCTATGAATTGTTAAAACCGGGAGGGATGTTTATTTCTGTAACACCTTGTTTGGGGAAAAGATCTCTTGCTGGTATTGGGCTATCACTTGTTAGTAAAACCGGATTAATCCCAAAACTGAAAACATATACTGTTTCAGAATTAGAAAATTCAATAAAGGATACAGGTTTTGAAATTTTTGAAACCGAATGTTTACACCGCAGAGGACGGCAACATTTTATTGCAGTAAGAAAGAATTAA
- a CDS encoding aminotransferase class V-fold PLP-dependent enzyme, which yields METTMYNEYGSSNVSQLKQEENGMQKGNESETAFAELERGVHAALETYSNVHRGSGHNSMVSSHLYEHARDIVLEYMGLNKEKYIVIFCSSKRTNDLTSQLKSGSYQFLTSKEVGLPLGITAVVVGKKALPKGRPSECGGGTARLVAADWIIWNNGPDKFEAGTPAIVNVIAFSKALLLMKQYGKDIFKRLSQKDLSVNELIYKDELEKYSGLELMKELKKTLIGRGMIVPTMEGERRFVNLDNSASTPTFTPIWNTFREALRLPEKKRQEVVQEVKTICSEILGAPLENYDIIFTKNTTESINLVSENLINNPENNIDPVVLISLLEHSSNDLPWRMISQNSLIRLGVNEEGFIDLVELEKNLREYNLEYKYAKKRIKIVALSGASNVLGSCHNINEVSSIVHKYGAKLLVDGAQVVAHLKVDVEKEGIDYMAFSAHKVYAPFGTGVLVVKKGLLNYNLNEKKRIQLSGEENIGGIASLGKALVLLQRIGMDVVHKEEQVLTKRILDGMSKIPGLTVFGVNDPKSPQFNDRIGVIVFETKGILHNKLAEEMFRKGGIGVRYGCHCAHLLVKKITGISPVLEQVQRVVLTVAPKTQLPGVVRVSLGIENTEEDVDILIEVLHKLIQQIKEKPSGAQKKANSKAEADFQKQLDNFSQAAAQRVYA from the coding sequence ATGGAAACAACTATGTACAACGAGTATGGATCATCAAACGTTAGCCAGCTCAAACAAGAAGAAAATGGTATGCAAAAGGGTAATGAATCAGAAACAGCATTTGCTGAGCTGGAACGCGGAGTGCATGCAGCACTAGAAACTTATTCCAACGTACATCGTGGGAGTGGACACAATTCAATGGTATCTTCTCACCTATATGAGCATGCCAGGGACATTGTTTTAGAATATATGGGGCTTAACAAAGAAAAATATATTGTCATTTTTTGCTCCTCCAAAAGAACAAATGACCTAACATCTCAACTTAAGTCAGGAAGCTATCAATTTTTGACAAGTAAAGAGGTAGGTTTACCGTTGGGTATAACCGCAGTTGTTGTCGGGAAAAAAGCGTTACCTAAAGGCAGACCATCAGAATGTGGTGGAGGAACAGCCAGACTTGTTGCTGCAGACTGGATAATCTGGAATAACGGCCCAGACAAATTTGAGGCAGGTACTCCAGCCATTGTTAATGTCATTGCATTTAGCAAGGCACTTCTCTTAATGAAGCAATATGGAAAAGATATCTTTAAGAGGTTATCTCAAAAAGATCTTAGTGTAAATGAATTGATATATAAGGATGAGTTGGAGAAATACTCTGGACTAGAACTTATGAAGGAACTTAAAAAAACTTTAATAGGACGAGGTATGATTGTACCGACTATGGAAGGGGAGAGACGATTCGTAAATCTGGATAATAGTGCCAGTACACCTACGTTTACCCCAATTTGGAATACGTTTCGTGAGGCATTACGTCTACCAGAGAAAAAAAGACAAGAAGTAGTGCAAGAAGTAAAAACTATTTGTAGCGAAATTCTGGGGGCGCCTCTCGAAAACTATGATATTATTTTTACCAAAAACACTACCGAATCTATAAACCTGGTATCTGAAAATCTGATCAATAATCCCGAAAATAATATTGATCCAGTAGTACTGATTTCCTTGCTAGAACATTCTTCTAATGATTTACCATGGCGTATGATTTCTCAAAACTCACTGATTAGGTTAGGAGTGAATGAAGAAGGTTTTATAGATTTAGTAGAGCTGGAAAAAAATCTACGAGAATATAATTTGGAGTATAAGTATGCAAAAAAGCGCATTAAAATTGTTGCTCTGAGTGGTGCTTCTAACGTTTTAGGGTCATGTCATAATATCAATGAAGTAAGCTCAATTGTCCACAAATATGGTGCAAAACTTCTGGTAGACGGTGCCCAGGTAGTCGCTCACCTTAAGGTTGATGTAGAAAAAGAAGGGATCGATTATATGGCTTTTTCTGCTCATAAAGTATATGCCCCATTTGGTACCGGAGTATTGGTAGTTAAAAAAGGATTACTTAATTATAACCTGAATGAGAAGAAACGTATCCAATTGTCTGGAGAAGAAAATATAGGAGGGATTGCTTCTTTAGGTAAAGCACTTGTGCTTTTACAACGTATTGGTATGGATGTAGTTCATAAAGAAGAACAAGTATTGACTAAACGAATATTAGATGGGATGTCAAAAATACCTGGACTTACCGTTTTTGGGGTAAATGACCCTAAATCCCCTCAGTTTAATGATAGGATAGGGGTTATTGTTTTTGAGACAAAAGGAATTTTGCATAACAAGCTGGCAGAAGAGATGTTCAGGAAAGGAGGTATCGGTGTACGATATGGTTGTCATTGTGCCCATTTACTGGTTAAGAAAATAACAGGTATTAGTCCTGTACTCGAGCAAGTACAACGTGTCGTTTTAACTGTAGCTCCAAAGACCCAATTACCGGGAGTTGTTAGGGTTAGTCTTGGAATAGAAAATACAGAAGAAGATGTAGATATCTTAATTGAGGTGTTACATAAACTAATTCAACAAATCAAAGAGAAACCTAGTGGGGCGCAAAAAAAGGCAAACTCCAAAGCAGAAGCCGATTTCCAGAAACAGTTGGATAATTTCTCTCAGGCAGCTGCTCAAAGAGTTTATGCTTAG
- a CDS encoding hydroxymethylglutaryl-CoA synthase family protein: MRIAGIEAMNVFGGTTFLDVEKLAEYRKLDTSRFKNLLMKEKTVALPYEDPVTFGVNAAKPLIDALSPEEKDRIELVISCTESSFDFGKSMSTYFHEILGLNRNCRLFELKNACYSGVAGFQMAINFILSQTSPGAKALVIATDVSRFMIEEGGDALTMEWSFAEPSGGAGAVAMLVSEKPHVFQVDIGANGYYGYQVMDTCRPTSDGEAGDSDLSLLSYLDCCENSFYEYQKRVPEADYAKTFSYLAFHTPFGGMVKGAHRNLMRKAVKAKPKEIEMDFENRVVPGLIYCQRIGNIMGATAMMSLASTIENGSFDAPQRVGCFSYGSGCCSEFFSGIVGEKSKESIQKFKIKEQFDKRYELKMDEYENLLVGSNAVKFGTRNVKLDTDFISQARKTLDRETLFLKEIKEFKREYEWIS; the protein is encoded by the coding sequence ATGCGTATAGCAGGAATTGAAGCAATGAATGTCTTCGGAGGTACAACATTTTTGGACGTAGAAAAACTTGCAGAATATCGTAAATTAGATACATCTCGTTTTAAAAACCTTCTTATGAAGGAGAAAACGGTGGCATTACCCTATGAGGACCCAGTCACTTTTGGGGTAAATGCTGCTAAGCCTCTTATAGATGCGCTTAGCCCGGAAGAAAAAGATCGAATCGAACTGGTAATCTCATGTACAGAATCGTCCTTTGATTTTGGGAAATCAATGAGTACTTATTTTCATGAAATTTTGGGCTTGAACCGTAATTGTCGTTTGTTTGAATTAAAAAATGCATGCTATTCTGGGGTAGCTGGTTTTCAAATGGCAATCAATTTTATCTTGTCTCAAACTTCACCTGGGGCAAAAGCTCTGGTAATTGCTACAGATGTATCTCGTTTTATGATAGAAGAAGGTGGAGATGCACTCACTATGGAATGGTCATTTGCAGAACCTAGTGGAGGTGCTGGAGCAGTCGCTATGCTAGTTAGCGAGAAACCTCATGTGTTTCAAGTAGATATTGGTGCTAATGGCTATTATGGTTATCAGGTTATGGATACTTGTAGACCTACTTCAGATGGTGAAGCCGGAGATTCTGACCTGTCATTACTTTCTTATTTGGACTGTTGTGAGAATTCTTTTTATGAATACCAAAAACGTGTTCCCGAGGCAGATTATGCCAAGACTTTTAGCTACCTAGCCTTTCATACTCCTTTTGGAGGAATGGTCAAAGGAGCACATCGTAATTTAATGCGTAAAGCAGTGAAAGCAAAGCCTAAGGAAATAGAAATGGATTTTGAGAATCGAGTAGTTCCCGGGTTGATCTACTGTCAGCGTATTGGTAATATTATGGGAGCGACAGCGATGATGTCACTCGCTAGTACGATTGAGAATGGCAGTTTTGATGCACCACAAAGAGTAGGATGTTTTTCTTATGGGTCAGGCTGTTGTTCTGAGTTTTTTAGCGGTATTGTAGGCGAAAAAAGCAAGGAAAGTATACAGAAATTTAAGATCAAAGAGCAATTTGATAAAAGGTATGAACTGAAAATGGATGAATACGAAAATTTACTAGTAGGGAGCAATGCAGTAAAATTTGGTACGCGTAATGTAAAATTGGATACTGATTTTATTTCTCAAGCCAGAAAAACACTTGATAGAGAGACACTTTTTTTAAAAGAGATTAAAGAATTTAAAAGAGAATACGAATGGATATCATAA
- a CDS encoding enoyl-CoA hydratase/isomerase, whose protein sequence is MDIISNAASYETIKTRFEGDICFIQIDRPEVKNAINNRLIEEFTNALDHCEELAKIVVVEGSPEVFCFGADFKGIQQSLENGTLHQEQNPELMYNLWLKLSSGPYITIAHVRGKANAGGMGFVSACDIVLCEEKAVFSLSELLFGLMPACVLPFLIRRIGFSKAHYMTLMTQPISAKEAYDWGLVDAYDENSKNLLRKHLLRLRLLSKQGIASYKSYLNKLNDFPNTSKSHALAANIEVFSDESNLNKIARFVKTGQFPWEER, encoded by the coding sequence ATGGATATCATAAGTAATGCTGCATCATACGAGACTATAAAAACCAGATTTGAAGGAGATATTTGTTTTATTCAAATCGATCGTCCAGAAGTTAAAAATGCAATTAATAATAGACTGATCGAAGAGTTTACAAATGCACTTGATCATTGTGAAGAGTTGGCAAAAATAGTGGTTGTCGAAGGTTCTCCTGAAGTGTTTTGTTTTGGAGCAGATTTCAAAGGGATTCAACAAAGTCTTGAAAACGGAACTCTGCACCAGGAACAAAACCCAGAACTAATGTATAATCTATGGCTAAAACTATCCTCAGGCCCATATATTACTATTGCACATGTTAGAGGGAAAGCTAATGCCGGTGGAATGGGTTTTGTGTCTGCCTGCGATATAGTTCTCTGTGAAGAGAAAGCAGTATTCAGTTTGTCAGAACTTCTTTTTGGACTGATGCCTGCGTGTGTTTTGCCTTTTCTGATCCGTCGAATAGGATTCTCAAAAGCACATTACATGACATTAATGACTCAACCTATATCAGCAAAAGAAGCATATGACTGGGGATTGGTAGATGCATATGACGAGAATAGTAAAAATCTGTTGAGAAAACATTTATTACGACTACGTCTGCTTTCTAAGCAGGGAATAGCCAGTTATAAGAGTTACCTGAATAAATTGAATGATTTTCCAAATACTTCTAAATCACATGCTCTTGCAGCAAATATTGAAGTGTTTTCTGATGAAAGCAACTTGAATAAAATTGCAAGATTTGTAAAAACGGGGCAATTTCCCTGGGAAGAAAGGTAA
- a CDS encoding DUF1302 family protein: MKNCSNFTNNIVISIIISFISITYVYGQIPIENDSIVDSEDFDIIDMESTMIEEKKGSPSWVSDMFSAMRLGIQYGFTYKIEKPDKIMNNRLSFRLEYSKSFMDYLSLHVDTKMFAFLKNDHRIRDEKDIVFEGRTREAYLQTSFNETSIKAGIQIVVWGESDYAIVTNEIGRLDYREPLSLNMDDLRIGQPMLTVDQYSSFGYWSAFFVPYPEFNEQPRKGTGYYYDPFDGKVEYLKEKQKGNFFEYGLRWRKTYGKSDISIMAASLIDNQYALRMVTPDLIAKSKHRFFMTGVTLNRAINNLLVKGEVALKSRKAYNDASFQVIKKNALDASLGVDYSPNSTFTLSIEAVNYHIMDWSDQIQGMPRNNYIILMALSKQLMKNDLSFSWASMYNGPYTNFFNVLSASYNWNDHITLNFDALIPIVDDNRSGFYPYRDQKQVAFRILYQL; encoded by the coding sequence ATGAAGAATTGCTCCAACTTCACCAATAATATTGTAATTAGTATTATCATCTCATTTATAAGTATTACATATGTTTATGGCCAGATTCCCATAGAAAATGATAGCATAGTAGACAGTGAGGATTTTGATATCATTGATATGGAATCTACTATGATTGAAGAAAAAAAGGGCTCTCCCTCATGGGTTTCGGATATGTTTAGTGCAATGCGTTTGGGGATACAATATGGATTCACTTATAAAATTGAAAAACCGGATAAAATCATGAATAACCGGCTTTCATTTCGACTAGAATATTCTAAATCTTTCATGGATTACCTTTCACTTCATGTAGATACAAAAATGTTTGCCTTTCTTAAAAATGATCATAGAATTCGGGATGAAAAGGATATAGTATTTGAAGGAAGAACCAGAGAAGCTTATTTGCAAACTAGTTTTAATGAAACAAGTATCAAAGCAGGAATTCAGATAGTTGTATGGGGAGAATCAGATTATGCAATTGTTACTAATGAAATAGGCCGTTTGGATTACCGGGAACCATTAAGCCTTAATATGGATGACCTTAGGATTGGGCAACCCATGTTAACGGTAGATCAATATTCATCATTTGGATATTGGAGTGCATTTTTTGTGCCTTATCCCGAATTTAACGAACAACCTAGAAAAGGAACAGGGTATTATTATGATCCTTTTGACGGGAAAGTTGAGTATCTTAAGGAAAAACAAAAGGGGAATTTTTTTGAGTATGGTTTACGATGGAGAAAAACCTACGGGAAAAGTGATATTAGTATTATGGCAGCTAGTTTGATAGATAATCAATATGCCTTACGAATGGTAACTCCTGATCTTATTGCCAAAAGTAAGCATCGGTTTTTTATGACTGGTGTTACCCTAAATCGAGCAATCAATAATTTACTCGTTAAGGGCGAAGTAGCTTTAAAATCCCGAAAAGCATATAACGATGCATCGTTTCAGGTTATAAAGAAAAATGCTCTGGATGCCTCACTTGGTGTTGATTACTCCCCCAACAGTACTTTTACGTTAAGTATAGAAGCCGTGAATTACCATATCATGGATTGGTCTGATCAAATCCAGGGAATGCCTAGAAACAACTACATAATCCTGATGGCCTTGAGCAAACAACTAATGAAAAATGATTTGTCTTTTAGTTGGGCTTCTATGTATAACGGGCCTTATACTAATTTTTTTAATGTGTTATCAGCTTCTTACAATTGGAATGACCATATCACTCTAAATTTTGATGCACTCATTCCTATAGTAGACGATAATAGAAGTGGTTTTTACCCATATCGTGATCAAAAACAAGTTGCTTTTAGGATTTTATATCAGCTTTGA
- a CDS encoding acyltransferase domain-containing protein encodes MNKQIICMFSGQGSQYYKMGKELYEHNEQFRYWMNHCNEIVFPLIRTSLIDVLYGGKRKSEPFDNILYTNPAILTIQYSMFKLLKEMGIQPDFLLGYSMGELHAAVVSGAISLEDGIRVSVDIAKLTHERTQPAGMLAIMEPKSIMTRYPDLFHNCWLTAGNFQENFVVSGLPHAIQNLHQNLNKENIISQILPVKYGFHTKLIDPIEEAYTHIFSNIKVVPPKIPVISSLQAGTVRELNGDYVWKAIRYPVNFEQTIERILETGDYTFIDMGPSGTLSTFVKYILPSDSDSISLQMINQFGSDLNVIQKLRTCLC; translated from the coding sequence ATGAATAAACAGATTATATGTATGTTCTCTGGCCAGGGTTCTCAATACTACAAAATGGGTAAAGAACTCTATGAGCATAATGAACAATTTAGATATTGGATGAATCATTGTAATGAAATAGTTTTTCCATTAATAAGAACCTCTTTAATTGATGTTTTATATGGGGGAAAGAGAAAAAGTGAACCCTTTGACAACATTCTTTATACGAACCCTGCTATATTGACTATCCAGTATAGTATGTTCAAATTACTGAAAGAGATGGGTATCCAGCCAGATTTTCTTTTGGGGTATAGTATGGGGGAGCTTCATGCGGCTGTTGTTTCGGGTGCCATTTCTTTAGAGGACGGGATTAGAGTATCGGTTGACATCGCTAAGCTTACTCATGAAAGAACCCAACCTGCAGGTATGTTGGCCATTATGGAACCCAAATCAATAATGACCCGCTACCCAGATCTTTTTCATAACTGTTGGCTTACGGCAGGAAATTTTCAAGAGAACTTTGTTGTGAGCGGTTTACCTCATGCCATACAAAACCTTCATCAAAACTTAAATAAAGAAAATATTATATCACAAATATTACCGGTTAAATATGGGTTTCATACTAAGCTTATAGATCCAATTGAAGAAGCTTATACACACATTTTCAGTAATATTAAGGTAGTACCTCCAAAAATTCCGGTGATATCGTCCTTACAAGCAGGAACAGTTCGGGAACTGAATGGGGATTACGTATGGAAAGCAATCCGTTATCCTGTTAATTTTGAGCAAACCATAGAAAGAATACTAGAAACCGGAGATTATACTTTTATAGATATGGGACCTAGTGGAACTTTATCAACCTTTGTTAAATATATACTTCCTTCAGATTCAGATTCTATTTCACTACAAATGATAAATCAATTTGGAAGTGATCTCAATGTCATTCAAAAATTAAGAACCTGTTTATGTTAG
- a CDS encoding MBL fold metallo-hydrolase, with product MKFENLIMNVGYTDTGYSGIVQVVILRMTHMSMVNYSYLVVDHINNQAVIVDPAWDMRKVEQALENTKTVLSGILLTHSHLDHIHLAKPLAEKYGCPIWMSNEEIAYSGYYAPQLEGINITPWSVGQIQIEPLFTPGHTPGGMCYLIGNSLFSGDTLFAEGCGLCFDMQGAHNMFDSIEHLKKRIAPDTLIFPGHSYGRPPGQVFSEVLKENIYLQFKNKNDFTAYRLRKGQNKLNFFDFQ from the coding sequence ATGAAATTTGAAAATCTGATAATGAATGTTGGATATACGGATACTGGTTATAGCGGTATAGTACAGGTTGTCATATTGAGAATGACTCATATGTCTATGGTGAACTATAGTTATTTGGTAGTTGACCATATTAATAACCAGGCTGTTATTGTGGATCCGGCCTGGGATATGAGAAAGGTAGAGCAGGCTCTGGAGAATACCAAAACTGTCTTAAGTGGGATTTTACTAACCCATTCTCATCTTGATCATATTCATTTAGCCAAACCACTTGCAGAAAAATACGGTTGTCCCATATGGATGTCAAACGAAGAAATTGCTTATTCTGGTTATTATGCTCCACAATTAGAGGGCATTAATATAACACCATGGTCAGTTGGCCAAATACAGATCGAACCTTTATTTACTCCGGGTCATACACCTGGTGGTATGTGCTATCTAATAGGAAACAGTCTATTTTCTGGAGATACATTATTTGCCGAAGGTTGTGGTTTATGTTTTGATATGCAAGGAGCACATAATATGTTTGATAGTATCGAACATCTAAAAAAAAGGATAGCGCCAGATACGCTCATTTTTCCTGGTCATAGTTATGGAAGACCACCTGGTCAGGTATTTTCAGAAGTATTGAAGGAGAATATATATCTGCAATTTAAAAACAAAAATGATTTTACTGCATATCGTTTAAGAAAGGGACAGAATAAATTGAACTTTTTTGATTTTCAGTAA
- a CDS encoding acyl carrier protein, whose protein sequence is MSKEHVFEVVKNVIIEVLPDIKPEEVHIEKNLRELGANSIDRMEVVTMSMEELDLKIPLMSFAQVSNIQGMVDVLVENYATSVESN, encoded by the coding sequence ATGTCAAAAGAACATGTTTTTGAAGTAGTAAAAAATGTTATTATAGAAGTGCTTCCGGATATAAAACCGGAGGAGGTTCATATCGAAAAAAATCTACGAGAATTAGGTGCTAACTCAATCGATAGGATGGAGGTAGTTACCATGTCTATGGAAGAATTAGATCTGAAAATACCTTTAATGAGCTTCGCTCAAGTAAGTAATATTCAAGGTATGGTAGACGTATTGGTAGAGAATTATGCAACATCTGTAGAAAGTAATTAA